A region from the Engraulis encrasicolus isolate BLACKSEA-1 chromosome 18, IST_EnEncr_1.0, whole genome shotgun sequence genome encodes:
- the LOC134468230 gene encoding uncharacterized protein LOC134468230 yields MSCGAARHGTVQHGIERHSTSLLTICQAGRQPCPKPGPPRGMRDLGVEDAICIMKCHVEVKGEDSEFPLSDVFKKIDKTGHARCVLCHKEINYGSKGTHALLAHCKTDIHKKKVCDLLGTHSIASLLSSEAGPSTSAPKQGPENIRQWCQAKLPTPIVNRIANSEAMVLEVLAERSLPFSNAPVIVELAQTLAKDREALQGMKLSRTATAYKMVHGLRRTYSERTLSYLRSRHFSLNIDESTTNNNKKVLSILVSYYHDDLKKVLVEHLRTLEVLKTTAASLERELCHFFEQNNIPWQNLVSILKDSCAIMRGSKTLLKPFMEKLKTAFTTTAAYTYMQKKLPLDSPTLKALSALDPLLRGHSKGPIQLKRLSGMLSHLLPTGCDVHQEILKYSVDLALPAFKEGDCWSSWSVGIMFQREKYQALTALVKSGLSISHGPRVESAFSLMNEVIDSKSGNMNVETCNAIQTVKYNLMAREKSVVDI; encoded by the exons GATGAGAGATCtaggagtggaggatgctatttGTATCATGAAGTGTCATGTGGAAGTGAAGGGAGAAGACAGCGAATTCCCATTATCTGATGTGTTCAAGAAGATAGATAAGACTGGTCATGCAAGGTGCGTTCTGTGCCACAAAGAAATCAATTATGGAAGCAAAGGGACCCATGCTTTGTTGGCACATTGTAAAACAGACATCCacaaaaagaaagtgtgtgacCTGTTAGGAACTCACAGTATAGCCAGCCTTCTCTCCAGTGAAGCGGGACCATCTACATCAGCTCCAAAACAGGGACCAGAGAACATCAGACAGTGGTGCCAGGCAAAgcttccaactcccattgtgaatCGTATTGCAAATTCAGAG GCCATGGTTCTTGAAGTGTTAGCAGAGCGCTCTCTTCCCTTTTCTAATGCACCAGTGATAGTGGAGCTTGCTCAAACCCTTGCTAAGGACAGAGAGGCTTTGCAGGGAATGAAGCTTTCTAGGACCGCAACAGCCTACAAGATGGTCCATGGACTTAGGAGGACCTACTCTGAAAGGACTTTATCCTACTTAAGGAGTAGACATTTTTCTTTGAACATAGACGAGagtacaacaaacaacaacaaaaag GTGTTGTCCATACTTGTAAGCTACTACCATGATGACTTGAAGAAAGTTCTTGTTGAGCATCTGAGAACTTTGGAGGTATTAAAAACTACTGCAGCCAGCTTGGAGAGAGAGCTCTGTCATTTCTTCGAGCAGAACAACATACCATGGCAAAACCTGGTAAGTATTTTGAAGGATTCCTGTGCCATCATGAGAGGCAGCAAGACT TTGCTGAAGCCATTTATGGAGAAGCTAAAGACAGCGTTCACAACCACTGCTGCATACACGTATATGCAGAAGAAGCTTCCCTTGGATAGCCCGACCCTGAAGGCCCTGTCTGCTCTCGACCCACTTTTGAGAGGCCATTCGAAAGGACCCATCCAGCTGAAGAGGCTAAGTGGAATGCTGAGCCACCTCCTTCCCACAGGCTGTGATGTCCACCAAGAAATACTGAAGTACAGTGTTGACCTGGCGTTACCTGCCTTCAAGGAGGGAGATTGCTGGAGTTCCTGGAGTGTTGGGATCATGTTTCAGAGGGAGAAATACCAGGCCCTCACAGCACTGGTGAAGAGTGGTCTGTCAATTTCCCATGGCCCCAGGGTGGAGTCAGCCTTCAGCCTGATGAACGAGGTCATCGACAGCAAGAGTGGTAACATGAACGTGGAGACATGCAATGCCATTCAGACGGTCAAGTATAACCTCATGGCTAGAGAGAAATCGGTTGTGGACATTTAA